One stretch of Burkholderia oklahomensis C6786 DNA includes these proteins:
- a CDS encoding DNA-binding protein: MTLDEIRQTIREELDALRSSGARRQDLSLHACKRLFFDLGIRPSAANVRDLTQTGSASDIPKDIDFFWERIRAASKVKLEGAALPKPLEEKAGALLGALYEEALKQARESLDVERRQASDEVAATEQKYRDALVRQEALETSLARSDARAEQLQSRLTEVEVQLASASTQGLAHQDSLQGLIRRMENENALLNQRLETEQGQNAALRERIDALHAELRENTEHYAQQIKDAIAEAERRVKPMLVELDSLRSMASTYQQGLRDVNRKEFDFLQQLSAAKARADQLDAQLHEQGDELAAAVKEARTLRASQGMTPEIAALIRRLADAGSLDAAAFDAIGTSLDQQVSLPARCPKCGDGEPELSHDADGYELLCPECEHASGARPSRFAAAAYFSRIS, from the coding sequence ATGACCCTCGACGAAATCCGACAAACCATTCGCGAAGAGCTCGATGCATTGCGCTCGTCCGGCGCACGTCGACAAGATCTATCGCTGCATGCGTGCAAGCGGCTGTTCTTCGATCTCGGTATACGGCCGTCCGCGGCGAACGTCCGAGATTTGACACAAACCGGCAGCGCGAGCGATATTCCGAAGGACATCGATTTCTTTTGGGAACGCATTCGCGCCGCGTCGAAAGTCAAGCTCGAGGGCGCCGCATTGCCTAAGCCGCTCGAGGAAAAAGCGGGTGCGCTGCTTGGCGCGCTCTATGAAGAAGCACTGAAACAGGCGCGTGAGAGTCTCGATGTCGAACGGCGACAGGCCAGCGACGAAGTCGCCGCCACCGAGCAAAAATACCGCGACGCGCTGGTTCGCCAGGAAGCGCTCGAGACCTCGCTCGCCCGAAGTGACGCGCGCGCGGAGCAGTTGCAGAGCCGGTTGACCGAAGTCGAGGTTCAACTGGCGTCCGCGTCGACGCAGGGCCTCGCCCACCAGGATTCGCTGCAGGGCCTGATTCGCCGCATGGAAAATGAAAATGCGCTGCTGAATCAGCGTCTTGAGACTGAACAAGGCCAAAACGCGGCGCTACGCGAGCGGATCGACGCATTGCACGCCGAGTTGCGAGAAAACACCGAGCACTACGCGCAGCAAATCAAGGATGCGATCGCGGAAGCCGAACGTCGCGTGAAGCCGATGCTCGTCGAGCTCGACTCGTTGCGCAGCATGGCATCGACTTATCAGCAGGGGCTGCGCGACGTCAACCGCAAGGAATTCGATTTTCTGCAGCAACTGAGCGCAGCGAAGGCGCGTGCGGACCAGCTCGACGCCCAGTTGCACGAGCAAGGCGATGAATTGGCCGCCGCAGTCAAGGAGGCACGGACCTTGCGCGCCAGTCAGGGCATGACGCCCGAGATCGCGGCGCTGATTCGCCGCCTGGCGGACGCCGGCAGTCTCGACGCGGCGGCGTTCGATGCGATCGGCACGTCGCTTGACCAACAGGTGTCGTTGCCCGCGCGCTGTCCGAAGTGCGGCGACGGCGAACCCGAACTGTCGCATGACGCCGACGGCTACGAATTGCTCTGTCCCGAATGTGAGCACGCGTCGGGAGCGCGACCGTCGCGCTTCGCGGCGGCCGCCTATTTCTCTCGGATATCGTGA
- a CDS encoding tyrosine-type recombinase/integrase → MSPPILTSSSPPPDIPGDLFDRDTSDWLSHPDTAFDAWLAAQEFRRSSADVYRAQWGAFLSWLAKRQKNLATVDTETIAHFVSELPIKKTQRVRYLRLIERVLDHVRKSEFGSTNPARFIAQDGEATWRSARDNEPTSFLAPAERAALLAYLFSPLPAMGAALWKERRDRALIAAFLGGGLKTGEARALTISCVKLGSTMLTIPASQPEFTRETHLASFAIALFDAWLAERQRCGIPGELVFPASQSGRPMHKATMLRAVDAIIDAADIAQSRTARASPQTLRNTFAAELFENGVDPEKVGQWLGFAQPISSNRLHRAWKNWRESLANALPDADSLADEVPLASSQT, encoded by the coding sequence ATGTCGCCGCCCATTCTGACGAGTTCCTCTCCGCCGCCCGACATACCGGGCGATCTATTCGACCGCGACACGTCGGATTGGCTCAGCCATCCGGACACGGCATTCGACGCCTGGCTGGCAGCCCAGGAATTTCGCCGCTCGTCGGCCGACGTCTATCGCGCGCAATGGGGCGCGTTTCTCAGTTGGCTCGCGAAACGACAGAAGAACCTCGCGACGGTCGATACCGAGACGATCGCACACTTCGTCAGCGAACTGCCGATCAAGAAGACACAAAGAGTCCGCTATTTAAGGCTCATCGAGCGCGTGCTCGATCACGTGCGCAAGAGCGAATTCGGCTCGACGAATCCTGCCCGCTTCATTGCTCAGGATGGCGAAGCAACGTGGCGCAGCGCGCGCGACAACGAGCCGACGAGTTTTCTGGCGCCCGCCGAACGCGCCGCGTTGCTCGCGTATCTGTTTTCCCCGCTGCCGGCAATGGGCGCGGCACTCTGGAAAGAACGCCGCGATCGCGCGCTTATCGCCGCATTCCTCGGCGGCGGATTGAAAACCGGCGAGGCTCGCGCACTTACGATTAGTTGCGTGAAACTTGGATCGACGATGCTGACGATCCCAGCCTCGCAGCCAGAATTCACGCGCGAAACGCATCTTGCGTCGTTCGCGATCGCGCTATTCGACGCATGGCTCGCCGAACGCCAACGCTGTGGCATTCCGGGCGAGCTCGTCTTTCCCGCGTCGCAGTCCGGCCGGCCGATGCACAAGGCGACGATGCTGCGTGCAGTCGATGCGATCATCGATGCAGCCGACATCGCGCAGTCTCGCACCGCGCGCGCCAGTCCACAGACGTTGCGCAACACGTTCGCGGCCGAACTGTTCGAAAACGGTGTCGACCCGGAGAAAGTTGGGCAGTGGCTGGGGTTCGCGCAGCCGATTTCATCGAATCGACTGCATCGGGCGTGGAAAAATTGGCGGGAAAGCCTCGCGAACGCGCTGCCGGACGCTGATTCGCTTGCCGACGAGGTGCCGCTCGCGTCAAGCCAGACTTGA
- a CDS encoding DUF2471 family protein, whose product MTEQDLAALSFKAAAHDMETIVRYIAERYLRQGVPLTWRLLHAIEAEALADLGFASRHDPMVRCLFDRPAELCFPETDDLVDFGQSNALPAVFSFAVAAYERAANAQNGAKKAPARAARVSRAWGD is encoded by the coding sequence ATGACCGAACAGGATTTGGCCGCGCTCAGCTTCAAGGCTGCGGCGCACGATATGGAAACGATTGTCCGCTACATTGCCGAGCGCTATCTCCGGCAAGGCGTTCCGTTGACATGGCGGCTCCTGCATGCGATCGAGGCCGAAGCGCTTGCCGATCTCGGCTTCGCGAGCCGTCACGATCCGATGGTGCGCTGCCTTTTCGACCGTCCGGCCGAACTGTGCTTTCCCGAGACAGACGATCTCGTCGACTTCGGGCAATCGAACGCGCTGCCCGCGGTGTTTTCGTTCGCGGTCGCCGCGTACGAGCGAGCCGCGAACGCGCAGAACGGCGCAAAAAAGGCGCCGGCGCGCGCCGCGCGCGTGTCACGCGCGTGGGGCGACTAG
- a CDS encoding helix-turn-helix domain-containing protein has product MASSSGARRTAAPAATGATPPRVGEQIQRLRNERKLTLDDLSRAAGVSKSMLSEIERDKANPTIAVAWRLTNALGISLDELFAQPKAPETIRVDGPHDIPTLAGHDAQYQLRVWGPIELAGKFEWYELTLPANGALVSNPHEPGTREHLTVLNGSVEIEAAGIARRLKAGDTARYAADGPHAIRNAGKSEAKALLVVIHR; this is encoded by the coding sequence ATGGCAAGCTCTTCCGGCGCGCGGCGCACGGCCGCGCCCGCCGCCACCGGCGCCACGCCGCCGCGGGTCGGCGAGCAAATCCAGCGCCTGCGCAACGAGCGCAAGCTGACGCTCGACGATCTGTCGCGCGCGGCGGGCGTGTCGAAATCGATGCTGTCGGAGATCGAGCGCGACAAGGCGAATCCGACGATCGCCGTCGCGTGGCGGCTCACGAATGCACTCGGCATCAGCCTCGACGAACTGTTCGCGCAGCCGAAGGCACCCGAGACGATCCGCGTCGACGGCCCGCACGACATCCCGACGCTCGCCGGCCACGACGCGCAATACCAGTTGCGCGTCTGGGGCCCGATCGAGCTCGCCGGTAAATTCGAGTGGTACGAGCTGACGCTGCCGGCAAACGGCGCGCTCGTGTCGAATCCGCACGAGCCGGGTACGCGCGAGCATCTGACGGTACTGAACGGCTCGGTCGAAATCGAAGCGGCGGGCATCGCGCGGCGCCTGAAGGCGGGCGACACCGCGCGCTACGCGGCCGACGGGCCGCACGCGATCCGCAATGCGGGCAAGAGTGAAGCGAAAGCGCTCCTCGTCGTGATCCATCGATAG
- a CDS encoding glycine C-acetyltransferase: protein MRDAFLAHLRGTLDQIRADGFYKTEREIASPQAADIRLAGGAHVLNFCANNYLGLADDPRLIAAAQAALEQDGFGMASVRFICGTQTVHKQLEAALSAFLKTDDCILYSSCFDANGGLFETLLDESDAIISDELNHASIIDGVRLSKAKRFRYKNNDLADLEAKLREADAAGARFKLIATDGVFSMDGIIANLKGVCDLADRYGALVMVDDSHAVGFIGEHGRGTPEYCGVEGRVDIVTGTLGKALGGASGGYVAARREIVELLRQRSRPYLFSNTLTPSIAAASLKVLELLASDEGARLRERVRANGARFREKMSAAGFTLVPGEHPIIPVMLGDAQVASNMADALLAEGVYVIGFSYPVVPRGRARIRTQMSAAHTPEQIDRAVDAFVRVGKTLGVI, encoded by the coding sequence ATGCGTGATGCCTTTCTCGCCCATCTACGCGGCACCCTCGACCAGATTCGCGCGGACGGTTTCTACAAGACCGAGCGCGAGATCGCGAGCCCTCAGGCGGCCGACATCCGGCTTGCCGGCGGCGCGCACGTGCTGAATTTCTGCGCGAACAACTATCTGGGCCTAGCGGACGATCCGCGCCTCATCGCTGCCGCGCAGGCGGCGCTCGAGCAGGACGGGTTCGGAATGGCGTCGGTGCGCTTCATCTGCGGCACGCAGACCGTGCACAAGCAGCTCGAGGCTGCCCTCTCCGCGTTCCTGAAAACCGACGACTGCATTCTGTATTCGAGCTGCTTCGATGCGAACGGCGGCCTGTTCGAGACGCTGCTCGACGAAAGCGACGCGATCATCAGCGACGAGCTGAATCACGCGAGCATCATCGACGGTGTCCGGCTGTCGAAGGCGAAGCGCTTTCGCTACAAGAACAACGACCTAGCCGATCTCGAAGCGAAGCTGCGCGAGGCCGACGCGGCGGGCGCGCGCTTCAAGCTGATCGCGACCGACGGCGTGTTCTCGATGGACGGCATCATCGCGAACCTGAAGGGCGTCTGCGACCTGGCCGACCGCTACGGCGCGCTCGTGATGGTCGACGATTCGCACGCGGTCGGCTTCATCGGCGAGCACGGCCGCGGCACACCCGAATACTGCGGCGTCGAGGGCCGCGTCGACATCGTCACGGGCACGCTCGGCAAGGCGCTGGGCGGCGCGTCGGGCGGCTACGTCGCCGCGCGGCGCGAGATCGTCGAGCTGTTGCGGCAGCGCTCGCGCCCCTATCTGTTCTCGAACACGCTGACGCCGAGCATCGCGGCCGCGTCGCTGAAGGTGCTCGAGCTGCTCGCAAGCGACGAAGGCGCGCGGCTGCGTGAACGCGTGCGCGCGAACGGCGCGCGCTTCCGCGAGAAGATGAGCGCGGCGGGCTTCACGCTCGTGCCGGGCGAGCATCCGATCATTCCGGTGATGCTCGGCGACGCGCAGGTCGCATCGAACATGGCGGATGCGCTCCTCGCCGAAGGCGTCTACGTGATCGGCTTCTCGTATCCGGTCGTGCCGCGCGGCCGCGCGCGGATCCGCACGCAGATGAGCGCCGCGCACACGCCCGAGCAGATCGATCGGGCGGTCGACGCGTTCGTGCGCGTCGGCAAGACGCTCGGCGTCATTTGA